In a genomic window of Paramicrobacterium chengjingii:
- a CDS encoding sodium-dependent transporter — protein sequence MKAKSSGLGLRTRETFSGRNAFIFAAIGSAVGLGNIWRFPYVAYENGGGAFIVPYLIALVTAGIPLLFLDYAIGHKFRGSPPMAFRRLHKKAEMFGWWQVLICFVIAVYYAVIIAWAACYTWFSVTKAWGDDPAGFLMGEFLQVSDEVNVQFSFVPGVLIPLILVWVAAIAILAFGVQKGIARSAMVFIPLLFVMFIILVVQSLFLPGALTGLEALFTPDWSRMADSGIWIAAYGQIFFSLSVAFGIMLTYSSYLKKKTDLTGSGFVVGFTNSGFEILAGIGVFAALGFIAVQNGQAVDDVAASGIGLAFIGFPAIISQAPAGALLGVLFFASLVFAGFTSMVSILEVVISSVKDKLGLSRVGATLGVGIPMAIISILLFPTTTGLNLLDVTDAFVNSFGIVAVALVVVIFLTAGFTALPKLRDHLNKTSSVKMGRTWMMFVGGITPIILGYILIDSLQTRIAEGYGDMPTWFVGVFGWGMAIALVVIAYLLSKLPWSSKSALHDPDIDGEPVSPPILDPEIDAAEIARHDTETGEFAAANAHEEAETPAKRSPRGGRKDKS from the coding sequence GTGAAAGCTAAATCTTCGGGCCTGGGTCTTCGGACCCGAGAGACCTTCTCAGGCCGTAATGCCTTCATCTTCGCGGCGATCGGATCCGCCGTCGGATTGGGCAATATCTGGCGGTTCCCGTATGTCGCTTACGAGAACGGTGGTGGCGCGTTCATCGTGCCGTACCTGATCGCACTGGTCACGGCGGGAATTCCGCTGCTGTTCCTCGATTATGCGATCGGGCACAAGTTCCGTGGCTCGCCGCCCATGGCGTTCCGGCGCCTGCACAAGAAAGCGGAGATGTTCGGCTGGTGGCAGGTGCTCATCTGCTTCGTCATTGCCGTGTACTACGCGGTGATCATCGCATGGGCCGCCTGCTACACCTGGTTCTCTGTCACGAAGGCATGGGGAGACGACCCGGCCGGGTTTCTCATGGGAGAGTTCCTGCAGGTGTCCGATGAGGTGAACGTGCAGTTCTCCTTTGTTCCCGGCGTGCTCATTCCTCTTATTCTTGTCTGGGTCGCGGCGATCGCCATCCTTGCGTTCGGAGTTCAGAAGGGCATCGCTCGATCGGCGATGGTCTTCATTCCGCTGCTGTTCGTGATGTTCATCATTCTCGTCGTGCAGTCGCTGTTCCTCCCCGGTGCCCTCACCGGCCTCGAAGCGCTGTTCACTCCAGACTGGAGCCGGATGGCCGATAGCGGCATCTGGATCGCCGCCTACGGGCAGATCTTCTTCTCGCTCTCCGTGGCGTTCGGAATCATGCTCACGTACTCGTCGTATCTTAAGAAGAAGACTGACCTCACCGGAAGCGGTTTCGTCGTCGGCTTCACGAACAGCGGGTTCGAGATTCTTGCCGGCATCGGCGTTTTCGCCGCGCTCGGCTTCATCGCCGTGCAGAATGGTCAAGCGGTCGACGACGTGGCGGCATCTGGAATCGGGCTCGCCTTCATCGGCTTCCCCGCGATCATCTCGCAGGCACCGGCGGGGGCTCTTCTTGGCGTGCTGTTCTTCGCGTCTCTGGTTTTTGCCGGCTTCACGTCGATGGTCAGCATCCTCGAAGTCGTCATCTCGTCTGTCAAAGACAAGCTCGGCCTCTCGCGTGTGGGCGCGACGCTTGGTGTTGGCATTCCGATGGCGATCATCTCGATTCTGCTGTTCCCCACGACAACGGGTCTCAACCTGCTTGATGTCACTGACGCGTTCGTCAACAGCTTCGGCATCGTCGCTGTCGCCCTTGTCGTGGTGATCTTCCTCACCGCCGGGTTCACGGCGCTGCCGAAACTGCGCGATCATCTCAACAAGACGTCGTCAGTGAAGATGGGCCGCACGTGGATGATGTTCGTGGGCGGCATCACCCCGATCATCCTCGGTTACATCCTGATCGATTCGCTGCAGACGCGCATTGCCGAAGGCTACGGCGACATGCCCACGTGGTTTGTTGGCGTCTTCGGTTGGGGAATGGCCATCGCACTCGTCGTGATCGCCTACCTGCTGTCGAAGCTGCCGTGGTCGTCGAAGTCAGCGTTGCACGATCCCGACATCGATGGCGAGCCAGTCTCCCCGCCAATTCTCGATCCAGAGATCGATGCGGCCGAGATTGCACGCCACGACACCGAGACCGGCGAGTTCGCCGCCGCCAACGCGCACGAAGAGGCCGAGACGCCTGCGAAGCGATCGCCTCGCGGGGGAAGAAAGGACAAGTCATGA
- a CDS encoding MFS transporter: MTTSPIPIAPPSASIHTDHRPFPWLGLILLSAGVFLAVTSEVTPTGLLPEMSSALSVTEAQIGLLVSIFAFTVVITSAPLTALTVRLPRKPLIVAVLIVLGLANLSTGLAPSYTLVVVARIAGGLAHGLFWSLVPAYAARLVSRENLSRAVSLTLAGGTLALVLGVPLSTALGQAVGWRWAFVAIAAGLILGALAVLIWLAPVSRDVQSKQDADAPRRRDATVMPVLVICVTVAIIMIGNYAFYTYVTPFLIGPVGVPSSFISIALFVYGGAGAIGLVLTGTVFARRTRLGLVIGLAVVAASVLALSFTVGGFWGSMVALALWGLSFGMVPPLLQTRMLQTASERFRDAASAIYTTAFNVGISGGAFLGAMLLPWLGVQALPLVNVVLTLVGLVIVLAVVLRGRRQNRSH, translated from the coding sequence ATGACTACCTCTCCCATTCCCATAGCTCCGCCCTCTGCGAGCATCCACACTGATCACCGTCCGTTCCCGTGGCTCGGGCTCATCCTGCTCTCTGCCGGCGTTTTTCTCGCCGTCACGAGTGAGGTGACGCCGACGGGCCTTCTGCCTGAAATGAGCTCGGCACTCAGCGTCACCGAAGCGCAGATCGGCCTCCTTGTGTCGATCTTCGCCTTCACCGTCGTGATCACGAGCGCTCCACTGACGGCGCTCACCGTCCGTCTGCCGCGCAAACCGCTGATCGTCGCCGTGCTCATCGTGCTCGGTCTTGCCAACCTGTCCACCGGCCTTGCCCCCAGCTACACGCTCGTCGTTGTCGCACGGATCGCAGGTGGGCTCGCGCATGGTCTCTTCTGGTCGCTTGTTCCGGCGTATGCAGCGCGTCTTGTCTCGCGCGAGAACCTCAGCCGCGCGGTATCGCTGACGCTCGCGGGTGGCACACTCGCACTGGTGCTCGGCGTGCCCCTCTCAACAGCGCTCGGGCAGGCCGTCGGCTGGCGGTGGGCGTTCGTGGCTATTGCTGCCGGTCTGATTCTCGGTGCGCTCGCCGTACTGATCTGGCTCGCTCCCGTGTCACGTGACGTGCAGTCGAAACAGGATGCTGACGCGCCACGTCGCCGCGACGCCACAGTCATGCCTGTGCTGGTGATCTGCGTCACCGTTGCCATCATCATGATCGGCAACTACGCGTTCTACACATACGTCACGCCGTTCCTCATCGGACCCGTCGGAGTGCCGTCGTCGTTCATCAGCATCGCGCTCTTCGTGTATGGCGGTGCTGGCGCGATCGGCCTCGTGCTCACGGGAACGGTCTTCGCGCGACGCACGCGGCTCGGTCTCGTGATCGGGCTCGCCGTCGTCGCGGCATCCGTTCTGGCCCTGTCCTTCACCGTCGGAGGGTTCTGGGGTTCGATGGTGGCGCTTGCCCTCTGGGGACTGTCGTTCGGCATGGTGCCGCCGCTGCTGCAGACGCGGATGCTGCAGACTGCGAGTGAGCGTTTTCGCGACGCTGCGAGCGCCATCTACACGACGGCGTTCAACGTCGGCATCAGCGGGGGAGCGTTCCTCGGCGCGATGCTGCTGCCGTGGCTCGGGGTGCAGGCGCTTCCGCTGGTCAACGTGGTGCTCACGCTTGTGGGCCTCGTCATTGTGCTCGCCGTTGTGCTGCGCGGGCGACGCCAGAATCGTTCACACTGA
- a CDS encoding sigma-70 family RNA polymerase sigma factor, translated as MSRAQASDASDANLLARTRDGDESAYAELWHRHSAAGLTVARSITSSLDHDDLVQESFVRVFTAVRKGGGPKGAFRPYLFTTLRNTAAEWGRKKRETSLDTLESFEDPSTTDAATEAALDRGLTATAYRSLPTRWQEVLWYSEVEQMTPAEIGPLLGMKANSVAALTYRAREGLRQAWIQAHINSVAEGSECRWTLERMGSYARSALGKRDTMRFDNHLDECAKCTIVVAEAKAVGSRIALVLLPLTIGATGASAYLAWLQSGQTAAVMAMPVGVAAGVGAPAAAGAGAAAAGGSGSAGSGGGGAGAGSSASGLSGGAIAVGGTVVAGVLAAAVAAAVIFIPALLPGNETNPTSPPQAASQPPAIDDPDEDAAPNDDAPEDAPPADEPPAEDYSPVVPPEDDPPADNPPVNEPPADDPDESTPPNEGDNETIAPDAPPAAPTDISVTPSSGGSDPAISGIATPGSTIEATAEPADTASTSSTGSSTQSLGTAPSTTSSVSPSSVPANLASPFTAAEPSASTLTFTTEADGNGKWLLTLDGLEPVEYSVTVTASINGRTSAPSAPATVSGPRDPLAITGVDADWVDDDQCRRDQRHERCLKFDSVAVNAPEGTNITIEIAVPGGDTITVSGEVSEGALAFTEGVFIYLGLKSWYGTTITVTDTAGDGSTCVDLRDWVPWWDWPKSS; from the coding sequence ATGTCTCGCGCCCAGGCAAGCGACGCGTCTGACGCGAACCTGCTTGCCCGCACCCGCGACGGCGACGAGTCGGCGTATGCGGAGCTGTGGCATCGACATTCAGCGGCCGGCTTGACCGTTGCGCGCTCGATTACCTCGAGTCTCGACCACGACGACCTCGTGCAGGAGTCGTTTGTGCGCGTCTTCACGGCGGTACGTAAGGGCGGGGGGCCGAAGGGTGCGTTTCGACCGTACCTCTTCACCACCCTGCGCAATACGGCGGCTGAGTGGGGACGCAAGAAGCGCGAGACATCACTTGACACTCTTGAGTCGTTCGAAGATCCGTCAACGACCGACGCTGCGACTGAGGCTGCTCTCGACCGCGGGTTGACGGCGACGGCATACCGCAGTCTGCCCACCCGATGGCAGGAAGTGCTCTGGTACTCCGAAGTCGAACAGATGACACCGGCCGAGATCGGCCCGCTGCTCGGAATGAAGGCAAACAGTGTCGCCGCGCTCACCTATCGGGCGCGAGAGGGACTGCGTCAAGCGTGGATTCAGGCGCACATTAATTCCGTAGCTGAGGGATCAGAGTGCCGCTGGACCCTCGAGCGCATGGGCTCGTATGCGCGCTCTGCGCTGGGAAAGCGCGACACAATGCGGTTTGACAACCATCTCGACGAGTGCGCCAAGTGCACCATCGTCGTCGCTGAGGCGAAGGCCGTCGGCTCACGCATCGCTCTTGTGCTTCTGCCGTTGACGATCGGGGCGACGGGGGCCAGCGCGTATCTGGCCTGGTTGCAGTCCGGTCAGACCGCGGCAGTCATGGCCATGCCAGTGGGCGTTGCTGCAGGTGTCGGCGCACCCGCGGCGGCCGGTGCAGGCGCAGCGGCAGCTGGTGGAAGCGGCAGTGCGGGGAGCGGCGGAGGCGGCGCGGGAGCGGGCTCGTCAGCATCCGGGCTTTCTGGCGGAGCCATCGCTGTGGGCGGCACCGTTGTCGCCGGTGTGCTGGCAGCGGCGGTTGCTGCCGCGGTGATCTTCATTCCCGCGCTTCTCCCGGGCAACGAGACGAATCCCACATCGCCGCCGCAGGCTGCATCCCAGCCGCCGGCGATCGATGACCCAGACGAGGATGCCGCGCCGAACGACGATGCACCCGAGGATGCTCCGCCCGCAGACGAGCCGCCAGCCGAGGATTACTCTCCGGTCGTTCCGCCAGAGGATGACCCGCCGGCTGACAACCCGCCGGTGAACGAACCTCCTGCAGATGACCCAGACGAGAGCACCCCGCCAAACGAGGGCGATAACGAGACGATCGCACCGGATGCGCCGCCCGCGGCACCGACAGACATCTCCGTCACTCCAAGCAGCGGCGGCTCCGACCCTGCGATATCCGGAATAGCCACACCCGGGAGCACGATAGAGGCGACCGCGGAGCCGGCGGACACAGCATCGACGTCATCGACAGGGTCATCAACTCAGTCGTTGGGCACCGCACCGTCGACGACATCAAGTGTTTCCCCGAGTTCAGTGCCAGCAAACCTCGCTTCACCTTTCACCGCGGCTGAACCGAGCGCGTCTACCTTGACGTTCACAACGGAGGCAGACGGTAACGGAAAGTGGCTGCTGACGCTTGATGGCCTCGAGCCCGTCGAGTACTCAGTCACGGTTACGGCGAGCATCAATGGCCGCACCTCGGCTCCGTCTGCTCCCGCAACGGTCTCGGGCCCTCGCGATCCCCTGGCCATAACCGGCGTCGACGCAGATTGGGTTGACGATGACCAGTGCAGGAGGGACCAGCGGCATGAGCGCTGTTTGAAGTTCGATTCAGTAGCCGTCAATGCTCCCGAGGGAACCAACATCACGATCGAGATCGCCGTGCCTGGTGGCGACACGATCACTGTGAGCGGTGAAGTCAGCGAGGGTGCACTTGCGTTCACCGAGGGTGTGTTCATCTATCTCGGGCTGAAGTCCTGGTATGGCACAACGATCACCGTGACCGACACGGCTGGTGACGGGAGCACATGCGTCGACCTGAGAGATTGGGTCCCTTGGTGGGATTGGCCGAAGAGCTCCTGA